From Streptomyces qinzhouensis, one genomic window encodes:
- a CDS encoding WXG100 family type VII secretion target has translation MPTGSADDIRITVSFADLFELAAELEDIVAKLNSSLDDLHDRVVPVVLSWEGEAREVFVEKLDEWDRSAQDLQAVQKWLHECATTSHINYAAAHQAVLRGWGAG, from the coding sequence ATGCCGACCGGAAGTGCGGACGACATCCGGATCACCGTCTCCTTCGCCGACCTCTTCGAGCTCGCTGCCGAACTGGAGGACATCGTCGCAAAGCTCAACAGCAGTCTGGACGACCTCCACGACCGGGTCGTGCCGGTCGTGCTCTCCTGGGAGGGGGAGGCCCGCGAGGTCTTTGTCGAAAAACTCGACGAGTGGGACCGTTCGGCCCAGGATCTCCAGGCGGTCCAGAAATGGCTGCACGAGTGCGCGACCACAAGCCATATCAATTACGCGGCAGCGCACCAGGCCGTGCTGCGTGGCTGGGGGGCCGGCTGA
- the nrtL gene encoding ArgS-related anticodon-binding protein NrtL — translation MTPAELSRTVRHAVCRAVADGALAVEVPESVRIERPRPGGRGDWATNVALRLAGPAGRSARAVAEELRARIAGEPGIGGVEITGAGFLNITVAEDPLERQRGVVERAREDAAPGPVGRYAGGSRQDVWDETVAVLRRLTGYEASDASPVRVRQCADTSAELGSDAVRWAFLSAAAHDRARLEAPLLRQHESNPLFTVRYAHSRARALTREAARLGFAASSERYLDTDGDTEVERRVADWAEVLDSAARLGAPDRIARHLEGTAEALLGLQHTVLPVGGEKPSAAHRSRLALAEAAGAVLAGGLSLLGISAPEHL, via the coding sequence GTGACCCCCGCCGAGCTCTCCCGTACCGTGCGGCACGCCGTGTGCCGTGCGGTGGCGGACGGTGCGCTCGCGGTGGAAGTGCCCGAGAGCGTACGGATCGAACGGCCACGGCCCGGTGGCCGCGGGGACTGGGCGACCAATGTCGCGCTGCGGCTGGCCGGGCCCGCCGGGCGTTCCGCGCGGGCGGTGGCCGAGGAGCTGCGGGCGCGGATCGCGGGGGAGCCCGGGATCGGCGGGGTGGAGATCACCGGGGCCGGATTTCTGAACATCACCGTGGCCGAGGATCCGCTGGAGCGGCAGCGGGGTGTCGTCGAGCGCGCCCGCGAGGACGCTGCCCCCGGGCCGGTGGGCCGGTACGCGGGGGGAAGCCGGCAGGACGTCTGGGACGAGACCGTCGCGGTGCTGAGACGGCTGACCGGGTACGAAGCGAGTGACGCGAGTCCCGTACGCGTGCGGCAGTGCGCCGATACGAGCGCCGAGCTGGGGAGCGACGCCGTGCGGTGGGCGTTCCTGAGCGCCGCCGCCCACGACCGCGCCCGGCTCGAAGCACCGCTCCTGCGGCAGCATGAGAGCAACCCCCTGTTCACCGTGCGGTACGCGCACTCCCGGGCCAGGGCGCTGACCCGCGAGGCCGCCCGGCTCGGGTTCGCGGCGAGCAGCGAGCGGTACCTGGACACGGATGGGGATACGGAGGTGGAGCGGAGGGTCGCGGACTGGGCGGAGGTGCTCGACTCCGCCGCCCGGCTCGGTGCCCCCGACCGGATCGCCCGGCACCTCGAAGGGACCGCCGAAGCGCTGCTCGGCCTCCAGCACACGGTGCTCCCCGTCGGCGGGGAGAAACCCTCGGCCGCCCACCGGTCCCGGCTCGCGCTCGCCGAAGCCGCCGGGGCGGTGCTCGCCGGTGGCCTGTCCCTGCTCGGCATCAGCGCACCCGAACATCTGTGA
- a CDS encoding WXG100 family type VII secretion target: MGEGGAGASRGSGAHLRASSRELTKLADDLDDMQDYLDKQIRRMDAIVDRIEAGWRGPAATAYRRFHRAAAEDAVRIREVIRHLEQAVRLSRDGFTDQELDTMAELRSIPVDIESEVGKLSTPNPEATGPVPPRSSLDSF; the protein is encoded by the coding sequence ATGGGCGAAGGCGGTGCGGGCGCGAGCCGGGGAAGCGGCGCCCACCTGAGGGCATCGAGCCGGGAGCTCACCAAATTGGCCGATGACCTCGACGACATGCAGGATTACCTGGACAAGCAGATCAGGCGGATGGACGCGATCGTCGACCGCATCGAGGCGGGTTGGCGAGGGCCGGCGGCAACGGCGTACCGCAGGTTCCACCGGGCGGCGGCCGAGGACGCCGTGCGCATCCGCGAAGTGATCCGGCACTTGGAGCAGGCCGTACGTCTCAGCCGGGACGGCTTCACGGACCAGGAACTCGACACGATGGCCGAACTGCGCAGCATTCCTGTTGACATCGAAAGCGAGGTCGGCAAACTGTCCACACCGAACCCGGAGGCCACTGGCCCCGTCCCTCCACGCAGCAGCCTCGACTCCTTCTGA
- a CDS encoding nuclease-related domain-containing protein encodes MNDADGGMVAWLDLGSGHLEVARPELRRQVMEILAHRVPGQAERAVPAGRAPKDPPRASPPPPLPPLTDWDDLALHRPGALVRDKLTSEGPGLFQRLLESILRRPSEWDSWRKGLEGERKVGKELRRFAGHGWQVLHSVPLSSGHDIDHLLIGPGGVFTLNTKNFRGRRVWVGDDMVKVDHGKGRPYPMKARRESERASKALSVHCGFPVLVTPLLVFVRPAELKIEAVHGKVRVYNERTLAALAPISRVMDVRRIEQIYAVARHRQTWLDA; translated from the coding sequence GTGAACGATGCGGATGGCGGCATGGTGGCCTGGCTTGATCTTGGCAGCGGGCATCTGGAGGTGGCACGGCCGGAGCTGCGGCGTCAGGTGATGGAAATCCTGGCGCACCGCGTGCCCGGTCAAGCGGAACGGGCGGTCCCCGCCGGCCGGGCCCCCAAGGATCCACCCCGGGCTTCACCACCTCCGCCCCTGCCTCCCCTCACCGACTGGGACGACCTGGCACTTCACCGGCCCGGTGCACTTGTGAGGGACAAGCTGACCTCGGAGGGGCCCGGGCTGTTCCAACGCCTGCTCGAATCCATCCTGCGACGCCCCTCCGAATGGGACAGCTGGCGCAAAGGACTGGAAGGAGAGCGGAAGGTAGGGAAGGAGCTACGTCGCTTCGCCGGGCACGGCTGGCAGGTACTGCACTCGGTCCCGCTCTCCTCCGGTCATGACATCGATCATCTGCTGATCGGACCCGGTGGGGTGTTCACCCTCAACACCAAGAACTTCCGAGGGCGGAGGGTCTGGGTCGGTGATGACATGGTGAAAGTGGATCACGGCAAGGGCCGCCCGTACCCGATGAAGGCCCGGCGGGAGTCCGAACGCGCCTCGAAGGCGCTGTCCGTCCACTGCGGCTTCCCGGTCCTCGTGACCCCGCTCCTCGTGTTTGTCCGGCCGGCGGAGCTCAAGATCGAAGCGGTGCACGGGAAGGTGCGTGTCTACAACGAACGCACCCTTGCCGCCCTCGCGCCCATCAGCAGAGTCATGGATGTCCGGCGGATAGAGCAGATCTACGCCGTGGCCCGGCATCGGCAGACGTGGCTGGACGCCTGA
- a CDS encoding response regulator: MGKTRTQPRARTYSRVVSGASGRVLVVDDNRVIRQLIRVNLELEGFEVVTAADGAECLEVVREVRPDVVTLDVVMPRLDGLRTAARLRADPGTRHLPVAIISACTQYEVESGIEAGVDAFLAKPFEPVDLVRLVRRLAHREGPPAVDGWHGVGQTGSARG, encoded by the coding sequence GTGGGGAAAACCCGGACGCAGCCCCGGGCGCGGACCTACTCTCGAGTTGTGTCAGGTGCGTCCGGGCGGGTGCTCGTTGTCGATGACAACCGGGTCATCCGGCAGTTGATCAGGGTCAACCTCGAGCTTGAGGGCTTCGAGGTCGTGACCGCGGCCGATGGTGCCGAGTGCCTGGAGGTCGTGCGGGAGGTGCGGCCGGATGTGGTGACGCTCGATGTCGTCATGCCGCGGCTGGACGGACTGCGGACCGCCGCGCGGCTGCGGGCGGATCCCGGGACCCGGCATCTGCCGGTGGCGATCATCAGCGCGTGTACGCAGTACGAGGTCGAGAGCGGGATCGAGGCCGGGGTGGACGCGTTTCTGGCGAAGCCCTTCGAGCCGGTCGATCTGGTGCGGCTCGTGCGGCGGTTGGCGCACCGGGAGGGGCCGCCGGCGGTGGACGGATGGCACGGGGTCGGGCAGACCGGGAGCGCGCGCGGCTGA
- the lysA gene encoding diaminopimelate decarboxylase → MSRSAHPAGPRHADVLPEGHYAAPPADLSALDRKIWARTVARGDDGTVAVGGIPVTRLAEEFGTPAYFLDEEDFRARCRAWAEAFGPGADVFYAGKAFLSRAVVRWLYEEGLNLDVCSGGELRTALDAGMPAERIAFHGNNKSAEEIERAVAAGVGRIVLDSFQEIVRVAHTAQRLGRRQKVLIRVTVGVEAHTHEFIATAHEDQKFGIPLAGDQAAEAVRRALALDGLELVGIHSHIGSQIFDTSGFEVAAHRVVGLLKRVRDEHGVELPEIDLGGGLGIAYIPGDDPREPHHIAKALHEIVGRECEAAGLRSPRISVEPGRAIVGPTAFTLYEVGTIKPLEGLRTYVSVDGGMSDNIRTALYDAEYSVVLVSRASDAAPMLSRVVGKHCESGDIVVKDAFLPADLAPGDLIAVPATGAYCRSMASNYNHALRPPVVAVSEGAARVIVRRETEEDLLRLDVG, encoded by the coding sequence ATGAGCCGTTCCGCGCACCCCGCAGGGCCCCGCCACGCCGACGTCCTGCCCGAGGGCCACTACGCCGCCCCGCCCGCCGACCTCAGCGCCCTCGACCGCAAGATCTGGGCCAGGACCGTGGCCCGGGGCGACGACGGGACCGTCGCCGTCGGCGGAATCCCGGTGACCCGGCTGGCCGAGGAGTTCGGGACCCCCGCGTACTTCCTCGACGAGGAGGACTTCCGGGCCCGCTGCCGCGCCTGGGCCGAGGCCTTCGGGCCCGGTGCCGACGTCTTCTACGCGGGGAAGGCCTTCCTCAGCCGCGCCGTCGTCCGCTGGCTGTACGAGGAGGGGCTCAACCTCGACGTCTGCTCCGGCGGCGAACTGCGCACCGCGCTCGACGCGGGCATGCCCGCCGAGCGCATCGCCTTCCACGGCAACAACAAGTCCGCCGAGGAGATCGAACGGGCCGTCGCGGCCGGGGTCGGGCGGATCGTGCTCGACTCCTTCCAGGAGATCGTCCGGGTCGCCCACACCGCCCAGCGGCTCGGCCGCCGGCAGAAGGTCCTGATCCGGGTCACCGTCGGGGTCGAGGCGCACACTCACGAGTTCATCGCCACCGCGCACGAGGACCAGAAGTTCGGCATCCCCCTCGCCGGGGACCAGGCCGCCGAGGCGGTACGCCGGGCGCTCGCCCTCGACGGTCTCGAACTGGTCGGCATCCACTCCCACATCGGTTCGCAGATCTTCGACACCTCCGGCTTCGAGGTCGCCGCCCACCGCGTCGTGGGACTCCTCAAGCGGGTCCGCGACGAACACGGCGTCGAACTGCCCGAGATCGACCTCGGCGGCGGCCTGGGGATCGCGTACATCCCCGGCGACGATCCGCGTGAACCGCATCACATCGCCAAGGCGCTCCATGAGATCGTCGGCCGTGAGTGCGAGGCCGCCGGACTGCGCAGCCCGCGGATCTCGGTCGAGCCCGGCCGGGCCATCGTCGGCCCGACCGCGTTCACGCTGTACGAGGTCGGCACCATCAAGCCGCTGGAAGGGCTGCGGACCTATGTGAGCGTCGACGGCGGCATGTCGGACAACATCCGCACCGCGCTGTACGACGCCGAATACAGCGTCGTGCTGGTCTCCCGCGCCTCCGACGCGGCCCCGATGCTCAGCCGGGTCGTCGGCAAGCACTGCGAGAGCGGTGACATCGTGGTCAAGGACGCCTTCCTGCCGGCCGACCTGGCCCCGGGCGATCTGATCGCGGTGCCCGCGACCGGCGCCTACTGCCGCTCGATGGCGAGCAACTACAACCACGCGCTCCGCCCGCCCGTGGTCGCGGTCTCCGAGGGGGCGGCGAGAGTGATCGTCCGGCGCGAGACGGAGGAAGATCTGTTGCGTCTCGATGTCGGTTAA
- a CDS encoding RNase A-like domain-containing protein, whose product MLTRSASYPDRETAHWAVQQVVTANEQAIHRWLARGTRARLTIEGAWPSREEPVGRVLLEADLLAGRGPVDVRSARVVLRREPSSPHGFVVHTTVPFYL is encoded by the coding sequence GTGCTGACCCGTTCCGCTTCCTACCCCGACCGTGAGACCGCTCACTGGGCCGTCCAGCAGGTCGTGACCGCCAATGAGCAGGCCATCCACCGCTGGCTCGCCCGGGGCACCCGGGCACGACTCACTATCGAGGGAGCCTGGCCCTCCCGTGAGGAGCCGGTGGGCCGGGTCCTGCTGGAGGCCGACCTGCTGGCCGGGCGGGGGCCCGTCGACGTTCGTTCGGCACGTGTGGTGTTGCGTCGTGAGCCGTCGAGCCCCCACGGCTTCGTCGTCCACACGACCGTCCCGTTCTACTTGTAG
- a CDS encoding contact-dependent growth inhibition system immunity protein, with translation MSMKPLEHDRRYGELDQVMRAYLGQPADDTPERRSRALDAYLRHAWHTRPWAIAAAERQLREYSRNPPGRIRHQLGEFYAIPDIGMPQSDIRDWLIVLADHLRKSIEEGDVPEPSSPQTHWEWQARFPETAQLLGGWFSQDIVDEFPDHDDAVADYAATTGPHVVARLVGELHELLALPLDEADYALAAAEFGMEVGPPEPFSYGAWFRSVAATLADG, from the coding sequence ATGTCCATGAAGCCTCTCGAACACGATCGCAGGTACGGCGAGCTGGACCAGGTGATGCGCGCGTACCTGGGGCAGCCGGCCGACGACACCCCGGAGCGGCGCAGCCGCGCACTGGACGCGTATCTGCGTCACGCCTGGCACACCCGCCCCTGGGCCATCGCGGCGGCGGAGCGTCAGCTACGCGAGTACAGCCGCAATCCGCCGGGCCGCATCCGGCACCAGTTGGGCGAGTTCTACGCGATCCCGGACATCGGGATGCCCCAGTCCGACATCCGCGACTGGCTGATCGTGCTGGCCGACCACCTGAGGAAGAGCATCGAGGAGGGAGACGTCCCGGAACCGTCGTCCCCGCAGACCCACTGGGAGTGGCAGGCGCGCTTCCCGGAGACCGCGCAACTGCTCGGAGGCTGGTTCTCGCAGGACATCGTGGACGAGTTCCCCGACCACGACGACGCCGTCGCCGACTATGCCGCTACTACCGGCCCTCACGTGGTCGCACGACTCGTGGGCGAACTCCATGAGTTGCTCGCACTTCCCCTGGACGAGGCGGATTACGCCTTGGCAGCCGCCGAATTCGGCATGGAGGTCGGCCCGCCCGAGCCGTTCTCCTACGGTGCTTGGTTCCGCTCGGTGGCGGCGACGCTGGCCGACGGCTGA
- a CDS encoding AAA domain-containing protein has translation MDVRGSEIGTDQLQGDNLRLAGPEESGVDAGHSVLDVFKDGTALRVRVPEFADPSDPHLWMKPQPMGFLVKALREGMAALTDAPLAHLMVRGEAGAGRLAPAGPPSSVLLPAQELAYRACTGEGLWLVWGPPGTGKTTVLKRAIGDLMAHGKRVLLVSATNIAVDNALSGVVKERRHADGEIVRVGPPHLREVAEDASVCLALMVRERLAEVDERRRAVAAQLVEAGERARRLEELDRGLTHFDAVIYAADRTRLDDPARSPDALKQARDRAHRDARVAVEAVTRLEEAHQAAVEAVKATEPAQADWQSHDEHHAHIAQLRTVVVDLEAKALLAGGERTAAQEHLDDLESLKGFARRRTKRDREAAHIELATARTRAEAAERKAEQARSVLARQAEAVAARLAEIGGRIAFSK, from the coding sequence GTGGATGTACGAGGCTCCGAGATCGGGACGGACCAGCTTCAAGGCGACAACCTGAGACTGGCCGGGCCAGAGGAAAGCGGTGTCGACGCCGGGCACTCCGTTCTCGACGTGTTCAAGGACGGCACAGCCCTACGGGTGCGCGTGCCGGAGTTCGCGGATCCATCTGATCCACACCTGTGGATGAAGCCTCAGCCCATGGGGTTCCTCGTCAAGGCATTGCGGGAGGGCATGGCCGCGCTCACCGACGCCCCACTGGCCCACCTCATGGTCCGAGGTGAGGCGGGCGCCGGCCGACTGGCACCGGCGGGGCCGCCGTCGAGCGTGCTCCTGCCGGCTCAGGAGCTCGCGTACCGTGCCTGCACCGGCGAGGGACTGTGGCTTGTCTGGGGCCCACCCGGCACCGGCAAGACCACGGTCCTCAAACGCGCCATCGGCGACCTGATGGCGCACGGGAAACGGGTCCTCCTGGTCTCGGCCACGAACATCGCCGTGGACAACGCCCTGTCAGGGGTGGTGAAAGAGAGACGCCATGCGGACGGTGAGATCGTTCGGGTGGGGCCACCCCATCTGCGGGAGGTTGCGGAGGACGCGAGCGTCTGTCTCGCACTGATGGTGCGTGAACGGCTGGCCGAAGTGGATGAACGGCGCCGTGCGGTCGCCGCCCAGTTGGTCGAAGCCGGGGAACGAGCACGTCGGCTGGAGGAACTGGACCGCGGCCTGACCCACTTCGACGCGGTGATATACGCGGCGGACCGCACCCGCCTCGACGATCCCGCGCGCAGCCCCGATGCCCTGAAGCAGGCTCGCGACCGGGCACATCGGGATGCCCGGGTTGCGGTGGAGGCGGTCACGCGCCTGGAAGAGGCACATCAGGCAGCGGTCGAAGCCGTAAAGGCGACGGAGCCGGCTCAAGCGGACTGGCAGTCCCACGACGAGCATCATGCGCATATCGCCCAACTGCGGACGGTGGTTGTCGATCTGGAGGCGAAGGCCCTCCTCGCCGGCGGCGAGCGCACGGCGGCACAGGAACATCTTGACGACCTGGAGAGCTTGAAGGGCTTCGCGAGACGTCGGACCAAGCGGGACCGCGAGGCGGCACACATCGAACTCGCCACGGCACGCACCCGGGCCGAGGCCGCCGAGCGGAAGGCAGAGCAAGCCCGGTCCGTTCTTGCTCGTCAGGCCGAAGCCGTAGCTGCGCGACTCGCCGAGATCGGTGGCCGGATCGCCTTCAGCAAGTAG
- a CDS encoding homoserine dehydrogenase yields the protein MRTRPLKVALLGCGVVGSEVARIMTTHADDLAARIGAPVELAGVAVRRPSKVREGIDPALVTTDATALVKRGDIDVVIEVIGGIEPARTLITTAFEHGASVVSANKALLAEDGATLYAAAERHGRDLYFEAAVAGAIPLIRPLRESLAGDKVNRVLGIVNGTTNFILDKMDTSGAGYTEALDEATALGYAEADPTADVEGFDAAAKAAILASIAFHTRVRLDDVHREGLTEVTAADIASAKRMGCTVKLLAICERAADGRSVTARVHPAMIPLSHPLASVREAYNAVFVESEAAGQLMFYGPGAGGAPTASAVLGDLVAVCRNQLAGATGPGESAYTQLPVSPMGEVVTRYHISLDVADKPGVLAQVATVFAEHGVSIDTVRQQGKDGEASLVVVTHRAPDAALSGTVEALRKLDTVRGVASIMRVEGE from the coding sequence ATGCGTACGCGTCCGCTGAAGGTGGCGCTGCTGGGCTGTGGAGTGGTCGGCTCAGAGGTGGCGCGCATCATGACGACGCACGCCGACGACCTCGCGGCCCGGATCGGCGCCCCCGTGGAGCTCGCGGGGGTCGCCGTGCGGCGGCCCTCCAAGGTGCGCGAGGGCATCGACCCGGCGCTGGTCACCACCGACGCCACGGCCCTGGTGAAACGCGGCGACATCGACGTCGTCATCGAGGTCATCGGCGGTATCGAGCCGGCCCGCACCCTGATCACCACCGCCTTCGAACACGGCGCCTCGGTGGTCTCGGCGAACAAGGCACTGCTGGCCGAGGACGGCGCCACGCTGTACGCCGCCGCCGAGCGGCACGGCCGCGACCTCTACTTCGAGGCCGCGGTCGCCGGGGCGATCCCGCTGATCAGGCCGCTGCGCGAATCGCTGGCGGGCGACAAGGTCAACCGGGTCCTCGGCATCGTCAACGGCACCACGAACTTCATCCTCGACAAGATGGACACCTCCGGCGCCGGATACACCGAGGCGCTGGACGAGGCCACGGCCCTCGGCTACGCGGAGGCCGACCCGACCGCCGATGTGGAGGGCTTCGACGCCGCCGCCAAGGCCGCCATCCTCGCCTCCATCGCCTTCCATACCCGGGTCCGTCTCGACGACGTCCACCGCGAGGGCCTGACCGAGGTCACCGCCGCCGATATCGCCTCCGCCAAGCGCATGGGCTGCACGGTCAAACTGCTGGCGATCTGCGAGCGCGCCGCCGACGGCCGGTCGGTCACCGCGCGGGTGCACCCCGCGATGATCCCGCTCAGCCACCCGCTCGCCTCCGTCCGCGAGGCGTACAACGCGGTCTTCGTGGAGTCCGAGGCCGCCGGGCAGCTGATGTTCTACGGTCCCGGCGCGGGCGGCGCGCCCACCGCCTCCGCGGTCCTCGGCGATCTGGTCGCCGTCTGCCGCAACCAGCTCGCCGGGGCCACCGGCCCGGGGGAGTCCGCGTACACCCAGCTGCCCGTGAGCCCCATGGGCGAGGTCGTGACGCGGTACCACATCAGCCTCGACGTGGCCGACAAGCCGGGTGTTCTCGCCCAGGTGGCGACGGTCTTCGCCGAGCACGGGGTGTCGATCGACACCGTCCGCCAGCAGGGTAAGGACGGGGAGGCCTCCCTCGTCGTCGTCACCCACCGCGCGCCCGACGCCGCCCTCTCGGGGACGGTCGAGGCGCTGCGCAAGCTCGACACCGTGCGTGGTGTCGCCAGCATCATGCGTGTTGAAGGGGAGTAA
- a CDS encoding RNase A-like domain-containing protein — protein sequence MGTPPPGGNGTIDVKPADLHRVSGGVANQQTVMDRGAKTLLEDLHKYPDAGGYGNSPQAFATSYVTVGNRFLEVWAKSVASIGGAAVGFTSTANTYAQAEAANDPTGKTKAVVQPLPKVSERPPAYGPVPNLKWGDDDGGDDFIRGILEWVPELVRDVLRPVVKHAFRMGKVAEVYPFPQQHYLNSLSKAWMATTTSLSLAESGLTGNISSITQQANSEWYNAMRHFCSSLWGTTAWGNSRENYEWKHDSSLSQTATHPVMSVLFDTADKVGYLLYEFAQAAVYLNSEVWDVYMEAVRDAIPRVEVNLKDGVGMDDVKGFIKGVAKGVAKGASQLGQGIVLNMNTAKLNLIVITYNRRVDALVPQLDALMGPLDEAYRSAPKFEAQEARAHGFGIRALEEFKGSQVWLKIDSAGKYDLNLAANEYMENGHTLDKHVGKTDEQLVQRLRDQQTNGPTQAWPHGKPYPSSSSAFQNHQRAEQLTEYNLNWNRAAIDAWIKGPPPPEEGDVKSFHATAPNGETSGRSVSKQPVDPNDPFSGYKQGGMDARAYDVTGIDTRIRYDSARTPPFTVMTSMPAKS from the coding sequence ATGGGAACACCACCGCCGGGCGGGAACGGCACCATCGACGTCAAACCGGCCGACCTCCACCGTGTGTCCGGCGGTGTGGCGAATCAGCAGACGGTGATGGACAGGGGTGCCAAAACCCTCCTCGAAGATCTGCACAAGTACCCGGACGCAGGCGGTTACGGAAACTCGCCCCAGGCCTTCGCAACGTCGTACGTCACGGTAGGAAACCGCTTCCTCGAGGTCTGGGCCAAGAGCGTCGCAAGCATCGGGGGAGCGGCCGTCGGCTTCACCTCGACGGCGAATACCTATGCGCAGGCAGAGGCGGCCAATGATCCAACAGGGAAGACCAAAGCGGTTGTCCAACCGCTGCCGAAGGTCAGCGAGCGCCCGCCCGCCTACGGCCCTGTTCCGAATCTGAAGTGGGGCGACGACGACGGCGGTGACGATTTCATCCGCGGGATTCTCGAGTGGGTACCCGAGCTGGTCCGCGATGTACTGAGACCGGTGGTGAAGCATGCCTTCCGGATGGGTAAGGTCGCCGAAGTCTATCCCTTTCCGCAGCAGCACTATCTGAACTCGCTGTCCAAGGCGTGGATGGCGACGACCACCTCGCTCTCCCTCGCGGAGAGCGGGTTGACGGGGAACATCAGCAGCATCACGCAGCAGGCCAACAGCGAGTGGTACAACGCGATGCGCCATTTCTGCAGTTCTCTGTGGGGCACGACGGCGTGGGGCAATAGCCGCGAGAATTACGAATGGAAGCACGACAGCTCCTTGTCGCAGACTGCCACGCATCCGGTGATGAGCGTACTTTTCGACACGGCCGATAAAGTCGGCTATCTCCTCTATGAATTCGCCCAGGCGGCCGTCTATCTCAATAGTGAGGTATGGGACGTCTACATGGAGGCCGTGCGGGACGCGATTCCCAGGGTCGAGGTGAACCTCAAAGACGGCGTCGGAATGGATGACGTCAAGGGATTCATCAAAGGCGTTGCCAAGGGTGTCGCGAAAGGGGCGAGTCAGCTGGGTCAGGGCATTGTCCTGAACATGAACACGGCCAAGCTGAACTTGATTGTCATCACATACAATCGGCGCGTCGACGCGCTCGTCCCGCAACTCGACGCTCTCATGGGGCCGTTGGACGAGGCGTACCGGAGCGCTCCGAAATTTGAGGCGCAGGAAGCGCGTGCGCATGGCTTCGGCATACGGGCCCTGGAGGAGTTCAAGGGCTCGCAGGTGTGGCTGAAGATCGACTCGGCCGGTAAGTACGACCTCAACCTTGCCGCCAACGAGTACATGGAGAACGGCCACACGCTGGACAAGCACGTCGGAAAGACGGACGAGCAGCTCGTGCAGCGATTGCGTGATCAGCAGACGAATGGGCCGACTCAGGCATGGCCGCACGGCAAGCCGTATCCGAGCAGCTCTTCGGCCTTCCAGAACCACCAGCGGGCGGAGCAGCTGACCGAGTACAACCTCAACTGGAACAGGGCCGCCATCGATGCGTGGATCAAGGGCCCGCCCCCGCCGGAGGAGGGAGACGTCAAGAGCTTCCATGCGACCGCTCCGAACGGTGAGACCAGTGGCCGCAGTGTGAGTAAGCAACCCGTTGACCCGAACGACCCGTTCTCCGGATACAAGCAGGGCGGCATGGACGCCAGAGCCTACGACGTCACCGGTATCGACACCCGGATCCGGTATGACAGCGCTCGTACCCCGCCGTTTACCGTAATGACTTCGATGCCCGCCAAAAGCTAG